Genomic DNA from Salvia miltiorrhiza cultivar Shanhuang (shh) chromosome 1, IMPLAD_Smil_shh, whole genome shotgun sequence:
ggctgtgatgaggaagcgttttgtgccgaatcattactaccgcgagcttttcaacaagttgcagactttgaggcaaggcagtcggagtgtggatgagtaCTATAAGGAaatggaggttgccatgattcgagcgaatgtggtggaggagcgagaggcgaccatggcgagattcttgactggtttgcattgggatattcgtgataaggtggagttgcagcactacgttgagttggaggacatggttcatatggccatcaagatcgagaatcaactcaagaggaggggcaacaacagcagcaaccagcgccagaatcagggcaattggaggcaatcgcaaccagtttctagtggttcctcatcaaaagggaatcaatggaaaaaggaggcaccgccaagagaggagaagaagccgttcattaggtcccgacccgagggatccggtgcagcaaatcagggcattccggccgtttctgatggtcgaaatcgagataagaagtgcttcaagtgccaaggcttcgggcatattatgagtgactgccgaacaggagaattatgatcttgagagatgacggcgaagtcgtgacggatggtgatgagaccgatcctgatatgccgaaattggaggatggagatggtaccgatgatgaggaggagtgtgaggagatattcgcgcccaatggacagctttttgtagctaggagagccttgagtgtccaaactcaacccaatgagcgagagcagcgggagaacctctttcacacgagatgtcttgttcaagacaaggtatgtagtgtgatcattgatggcgggagttgcacgaatgtggctagtagagccatggttgagagattggggctgaccacggagaagcattccaagccgtatcggtggctgaatgagacaggcgtcatcaaagtgacgaagcaagtgaaggttccgtttcgcattgggaagtatgaggatgaggttgtgtgtgatgtgatccctatgcaagtGAGCCACATTctgttggggcgaccgtggcagtttgatcgccgtgttattcatgatggcttcaccaacaaatattcttttgaatacaagcagaaaaaggtgtcccttgttcctcttactcctaaacaagtttatgaggatcaagtgcaattgcaaaaggaggcggacaaggtgaagtcaaacgagcagcccgtggagaagaaggagaatgggttgattcataagtcctttcttgctaggactagtgatttgaagtggtgtgtacaggaggagaggccgatcatgctgttgcgatatcaggagaacttggttattactaacgatctctcttctctacccccttctattcgttctgttttgcaggagtttgatgatgtttttcccgacgatacacctaccggtttaccaccaattcgagggattgagcatcagattgactttgtgcccggcgctacactgccgaatcgaccagcttaccgaaccaatccggaggagacaaaggagttggagaggcaaattggcgagttattggccaaagggcatgtgagggagagtttgagtcaggatcatgatgagcatgttgaacatttaaggtctgttatggatgtgcttcgaaaggaaaagttgtttgctaaccttaagaagtgcactttcggtacggacaagcttgtgtttcttggttttgttgttagtgcacagggtgtacaggttgatgaggagaagatacgagctatccaagagtggccaacgccaacgaacgttgcagcagttcgaagctttcatggactCGCTAGCATCTACAGGCGGttcgtgcctcattttagcagtgttgcagcacctttgacggaagtcatcaagaagatGCTTTTCAGcagttgaaatacaaattgacccacgccccggtattatctcttcctaatttctccaaatcttttgagattgaatgtgatgcttctggtgttggcattggtgcagtgttgatgcaagaaagacgacccattgcgtacttcagcgagaagctaaacggggcgacgttaagttatcccacgtatgataaggagctgtTGATATAACCTTGGCCAATAATTTATGAAGATTCACCGGAAAACACAATAATAACGTAACAGATAAGGAAAACTCCGATCTATTTGATTTATACGCGGAAGACTAAAATTGAACGGAACAAACAGAAAAGAACAGATAAAGATGGATTGCCTCAAAACCCCTGAgtctaaaccacgaaatgatctaggcgaataattccctaaaccccaacgtgcatttgacgcaagaactcggagacgctgaatgacacacggcgagggatgaagaaactcgtcgattcgtcgataggtgaatccttgtttatcaagaagaattcgaaacttgagagagaattaaactcactgttatattttatcaaattgtcTAACTTTTTCAAACACATAAcagccctatttatagggaaCGGGAAACCCTACGTAACAAGGAAATaaacagaaattaaagaaataacggAACTTGTTCAGCAAGTCAAAAGAAACCCCAGCGAGGACTCCTCTGAAAAACGCATTGGAAACGagtctgctctggcaaggccagaggaatcaagtcttctctggcgggtttctctgctctggcagactccacttgagttctctgctcgggcagactccacttgagttctctgctctggcagactcAACGtgagttctctgctcgggcagattCCACTTGAGTTCTCTGTtcgggcagactccacttgagttctctgctcgggcagactcaaCGTGAGTTCTCTGCCCAGTCGCTTCTTCCCGGGGGTaacgattccgctgctctggcaaggccagAGGGATCGAGTCTTCTCTGGGCGGCATGATTTCGCTgttctggcaaagccagaggaatcgagacttCTCTGGTGGTTCAACTCGGTAAGCAATAAGGTTTACCACCTTTGAACTCTGATCCGtcggtccttctccaattggccTTTTCAGCTCCTGCCTCCAGATTTCCTCCACCAATGTCATTAAATTGGCCTTGAACGTCCTGGCCCTAGCTCTCGTCACTGGACCAACGGGCACGTGCACCGGATCTTCACTCTGTGCAGCCTCTGAAATTCGGCTTTGCTCCGCATCCTGACCTCTACTCTGAACTGCATCATTCCCCCTctcttgaaaaggatttgtcctcaaatccacagCGTCGCCTACATCAAAGGGACTTAAGTCAGTAACATTGAATGTAGCGCTTACATTATACTCACCGGGTAAATCGAGTTTGTAGGCATTATCATTGATCCGTTCCAATACTTGGAATGGACCATCGCCCCTAGGGAGTAACTTGGAGcgcctctgctctggaagtctttccttgcgcatgtgtaGCCAaacccaatcaccgggctcaaacactacgTTGCGACGACCCCGATTAGCTTGCTCAGCATACTGCCGCGTGCGGCGCTCAATGTTGGCTCTGGCACGTTCATGGATCTTCTTCACAAAGTCAGCTCTGTTCTGGCCATCCATGTTAACCTGCTCAATCTCGGGTAACGGAGTCAAATCCAAAGGTGTCAAAGGGTTAAATCCATACGCGATTTCAAATGGAGAAAACTTAGTGGCAGAATGAACAGCACGGTTATAAGCGAATTCCACATGAGGAAGACACTCTTCCCACGACTTAATGTTCTTTTGAATAATAGCTCGAAGTAAAGTAGACAAAGTTCTATTCACTACCtcggtttgaccatcagtttgtggatgacaagtagtagaaaacaaaagtttggtacccaacttacaccacaaagtcttccaaaaataACTCAAGAACTTAGAATCGcgatcagaaacaatagtcctaggcataccatgcaatctaacaatctctttaaagaatagatcagccacatgagatgcatcatcgGATTTATGACAaggaataaaatgtgccatcttagaaaatcgatcaacaaccacaaagatggaatctcggCCACGCTTAGTtctaggcaaacctaacacaaaatccatagaaatatcaatccaaggtgcgttaggaataggcaatggtgtatacaaaCCATGAGgactcaccctagacttagcttgtttacatgtaacacatcgaccacaaattctctcaacatcacgtttcatatgaggccaaaagaaatgttcATGCAGAACAGccaaagtcttagcaatgccaaagtgtcccatcaaacccccaccatgagactcaagcaataacaactctCGTAAAGAACATTGAGgcacacataacttattcttccaaaaaagaaaatcatcatgcctaaaatactctccactagcagctctcgcacatgctatataaatctcaccaaaatcagcatCACTCGCATACAAACTCTTGATGCACTCAAAGCCAAGtaacttagcatctaaggtagaaATCAAGGCATACCTTCGAGAAAGTGCATCAGCCAcaacattctctttaccttgcttgtatttgatgacgtagggaaacgtctcaatgaactccatccacctcgcatgtcgcttgttcaacttgtgtTGGCCtttcaagtgtttcaacgactcaTGGTCCGTGTGAATGACAAACTcgttgggccacaagtagtgctgccatgtttgcaaagctctcaccaatgcaTACAACTCCTTATCATACGTTGGATAACTCAACGTTGCCCCATTTAACTTCTCGCTGAAATACGCAATGGGacgtctctcttgcatcaacactgcaccaataccaacaccagaagcatcacattcaatctcaaaagatttggagaaatttggaagagataataccggggcatgggtcaatttgtattttaaCTGCTGAAATGCATCTTCTTGCGCTTTGCCCCATTgaaactccacattcttcttgatgacttccgtcaaagGAGCGGCGATACTGCTGAAGTGAGGCACGAATCGCCTATAGAAGCTAGCAAGACCATGAAAGCTTCGGACTGCTGCAATGTTCCTCGGtgttggccactcttggatTGCTCGgatcttctcctcatcaacctgtacGTACACCTtgtgcactaacaacaaaaccaagaaacacaagcttgtccgtagCAAAAATGCACTTTTTgaggttagcaaacaacttttcctttcgaagtacatccataacagacctcaaatgatcaacatgctcatcaaaatgctggctataaatgaggatatcatcaaagtaaacaactaCAAATCTaccaatgaaagcacgcaaaacatgattcataagacgcatgaaagtactaggcgcattagtcaaaccaaaaggcataactaaccactcatacataccaagttttgtcttaaaagcagttttccactcatcaccttccttaatcctaatctgatgatatccactacgcaaatctATCTTCGAAAAGATACAAGAACCATGTAACTCATcgagcatatcatctaaacgaggaaTGGGATGGCGATattttaccgtgatgttattgatagCTCGacaatcacagcacatcctccACGACGAGTCCTTCTTTGGAACAAGGAGAACTGGTACCCGCACAAGGACTTAGGCTTTCCCTtacatgccctttggccaacaactcgccaatttgcctctccaactccttcgTCTCCTCCGGATTGGTGCGGTAGGCTGGTCTGTTCGGCAGAGTAGCGCCGGGCAtaaagtcaatctgatgctcaatccctcgaagTGGTGGTAAGCCGGTAGGTGTAtcttcgggaaaaacatcatcaaattccTGCAACACACcacgaatagaagggggtagagaagagagatcgttagtcATAAGCAAAgtctcctgatatcgcaacagcaAGATCGGCTTCTCCTCCTGaacacaccacttcaaatcactagccgTAGCCAGAAAGGACTTATGGTTCAGCCCCTGCTCCTTCTTCTCCACAGGCTGCTCCTTGGACTTCAGATTGTCCGCCTCCctttgcaattgcacttgatcctcataaacttgggtaggagtaagaggaacaagcgaCACCTTCTTCTGCTTGTAGGTAAATGAGTATTTGTTGGTGTAACCATCATGAATTGCACGGCGATCAAATTGCCACGGGCGCCCCAAcaggatgtggctcgcttgcatagggatcacatcacacaccACCGCATCCTCATACGTCCCAATGCGAAAAGGGACCTTCACTTGCTTGGTCACTCTGATAATGCCAGTCTCATTtagccactgcaaacgatacggcttgggaTGCTTCTCCGTGGTtagccccaatctctcaaccacggctctactagccacattcgtgcaactcccgccatcgatgatcacactacataccttgtcttgaacaagacatctcgtgtggAAAAGATTCTCCCTCTGCTCACGTTCCGGGGGTGgagtttggacactcaaggcTCGCCGAGCTACAAAAAGTTGTCCATTGGGCGcaaaaatctcctcacactcctcctcatcagCGGTATCATCGacatcctccaatttcggcATATCAGGGTCGGTGTCATCCCCATCCGTCACAACTTCGCCATCATCGCGCATTATCATGAGTCTCCTGTTCGGacagtcactcataatatgcccgaacCCTTGGCACTTAAAACACTTCTTATCGCGATTTCGACCATCGACAACGGTCGGACTACCCTGATTCGCTGCACCGGAGCCCTCTGGTCGGGACCGAACAAATTGCTTTTTCTCCTCACGCGGCGGGGCTTCCTTCTGCCAGGGAATCCCTCTGGACGAAGAACCGCTGGCAACGGGTTGCGACGACCTCCACTTGCCCTGAGtctggcgctggttgctgctgttgttgcccctccGCTTGAGTTGAGTCTCTATCTTGATGGCCATGTGgaccatgtcctccaactcaacgtagtgctgcaactccaccttatcacgaatatcccaatgcagCCCAGCCAAGAATCTggccatggtcgcctctcgctcctcctCCACATTGGCTCtaatcatggcaacctccatctccttataatactcatccacactccgactgccCTGCCTCAAggtctgcaacttgttgaaaagctctCGGTAGTAATGAGTTGGCACAAAACGTTTCCacatcacagccttcatctcctgccaagATTGAATAGATGGCTCATTGTTTCTTCTCCTACTCGTGACCAgttgatcccaccaaacaagtgcataatctgagaactcaaccgctgccaacttcaccttcttgagctcggAATAGGagtggcaatcgaacataagctccacctttctctcccaatcaagatacaattcgggatcattcttcccttggaaaggaggaatgttcatcttgatgttgcccagattgttGTCCTGCCATGCTCGTCCATCGTCGTCCTCATCCTCAAATTCGGTATCATCAACATGCTCCTCATACTGACGGTGGAATCggccacctccaccaccacggcctcctcgcccgCGTCTGCCTCCTCGTGTGAAAGTGGGCGCACGCGAATGAAACTGTTCCAGCAAGTCGATCTTGTCATACACGCCCTCGAGTTCAGAATGTAGCATCCTGCCAAACTCGGAGCGGAGAGCCTCCATCACTAGTTTGAACTGAGGATCCATAACTGGGCTATCACTCAAGTCTATACCCTGTTCAGCTTGCTTAGACATAACAACACGgacagaaaacaagaaacgTTAGTGAAacaacaaaaagaaagaaaggacctcaccacctcaccAACACTCGTGTATTactcaagatgaaatcactcagcTCTCGTGTATCCACACAATTCAAGGCTTTTACCCTCTACGAATCTCACCACTCTTGCCTTTTTCCGCTCAAATTCTCTGTCAAAGAATCAAATCCCTCAATCTACCACGGGAAA
This window encodes:
- the LOC131025929 gene encoding LOW QUALITY PROTEIN: uncharacterized protein LOC131025929 (The sequence of the model RefSeq protein was modified relative to this genomic sequence to represent the inferred CDS: deleted 1 base in 1 codon); the encoded protein is MNIPPFQGKNDPELYLDWERKVELMFDCHSYSELKKVKLAAVEFSDYALVWWDQLVTSRRRNNEPSIQSWQEMKAVMWKRFVPTHYYRELFNKLQTLRQGSRSVDEYYKEMEVAMIRANVEEEREATMARFLAGLHWDIRDKVELQHYVELEDMVHMAIKIETQLKRRGNNSSNQRQTQGKWRSSQPVASGSSSRGIPWQKEAPPREEKKQFVRSRPEGSGAANQGSPTVVDGRNRDKKCFKCQGFGHIMSDCPNRRLMIMRDDGEVVTDGDDTDPDMPKLEDVDDTADEEECEEIFAPNGQLFVARRALSVQTPPPEREQRENLFHTRCLVQDKVCSVIIDGGSCTNVASRAVVERLGLTTEKHPKPYRLQWLNETGIIRVTKQVKVPFRIGTYEDAVVCDVIPMQASHILLGRPWQFDRRAIHDGYTNKYSFTYKQKKVSLVPLTPTQVYEDQVQLQREADNLKSKEQPVEKKEQGLNHKSFLATASDLKWCVQEEKPILLLRYQETLLMTNDLSSLPPSIRGVLQEFDDVFPEDTPTGLPPLRGIEHQIDFMPGATLPNRPAYRTNPEETKELERQIGELLAKGHKDSSWRMCCDCRAINNITVKYRHPIPRLDDMLDELHGSCIFSKIDLRSGYHQIRIKEGDEWKTAFKTKLGMYEWLVMPFGLTNAPSTFMRLMNHVLRAFIGRFVVVYFDDILIYSQHFDEHVDHLRSVMDVLRKEKLFANLKKCIFATDKLVFLGFVVSAQGVRTVDEEKIRAIQEWPTPRNIAAVRSFHGLASFYRRFVPHFSSIAAPLTEVIKKNVEFQWGKAQEDAFQQLKYKLTHAPVLSLPNFSKSFEIECDASGVGIGAVLMQERRPIAYFSEKLNGATLSYPTYDKELYALVRALQTWQHYLWPNEFVIHTDHESLKHLKGQHKLNKRHARWMEFIETFPYVIKYKQGKENVVADALSRRYALISTLDAKLLGFECIKSLYASDADFGEIYIACARAASGEYFRHDDFLFWKNKLCVPQCSLRELLLLESHGGGLMGHFGIAKTLAVLHEHFFWPHMKRDVERICGRCVTCKQAKSRVSPHGLYTPLPIPNAPWIDISMDFVLGLPRTKRGRDSIFVVFSPFEIAYGFNPLTPLDLTPLPEIEQVNMDGQNRADFVKKIHERARANIERRTRQYAEQANRGRRNVVFEPGDWVWLHMRKERLPEQRRSKLLPRGDGPFQVLERINDNAYKLDLPGDAVDLRTNPFQERGNDAVQSRGQDAEQSRISEAAQSEDPVHVPVGPVTRARARTFKANLMTLVEEIWRQELKRPIGEGPTDQSSKVVNLIAYRVEPPEKSRFLWLCQNSEIMPPREDSIPLALPEQRNRYPREEATGQRTHVESARAENSSGVCPNRELKWNLPEQRTHVESMTGVDLPTYMVEELQKIIENAFKPIHESCKKRRDEARDHENIKLKNIPSIQKKHDHKSYLGGEWDNWIYEENQSLPKQQLEDTVTLNQTSHRLNPKKMNVEVEVVAYINEEACLNPKELVEVDREVDVKDDESTPKYMVEKSGLTEVQHPKPYRLQWLNETGVVEVTTQVTVPIRLGKYEDEVLCDVIPMQATHILLGRPWQVDRRAIHDEVTNKYSFAYKQKKLAIVSLSPQQIYEDHLQLQQRHKEADKVKSTEQPVEKKEMKVAVEVVVAIKDEDSREEVLEKSTSSILEAKALSQAMGIEQEQRCDDANKFELTLFTQHQLQWQTHIGDTKLMKLVRVRSTSINMKGKSLVRQRRC